TAGAACCATTAATTAACTCACTGTGGcataccaaaaaaatttaaaacattgaaaatgatttaataaaaaaagaaaaaaaagaaaacttcaaaaaaatagtttgacaATGATCATCtgctaaaattctttattttctttgaaaaaaatccGACCACGTCGTTGCAATTGCGAAGAACACATAAAAGAGAAACATGTCAGTTAATGGCACAAGACATAGGGCACCAACACAAAAATGTATGGATTTTGTAGGCATAACATTGGCCAATGGCTCAGGAAAAGTTTTGGGTCTCATGTTGGCATTTATTTTGAGCAATGTCGCTCATCATCTTCTAAAGCCTTTACATCAACCTCGCATAGCTTCTGATATCGTCGTAAGTTCCCCATCATAACTCCGTATTTTCATTTCTAACGTATAATGTATAGATAATGTTACAAGAATAATGTTATTGTACACGTTTTGAGTGGATTTATATTTGCATTTTGATGAAGCATTTGATCTTGTGGGGTGATGCAGATAGGGCTGATTCTTGGCAGCATAGATGGTATTCGACACTCATTTGAGGCAGAAGTGataatgacaattaattttatagtaGAATTTGGCATGATTTGCTACATGTTTGTGTTGGGACTAGAAATGAAtttatatgtgattttaaaaCCACCAACTAGAGATGCCATTGTGGCCTATGCTGGGATGATTTCAACATTCATTTTGACTTGCAGCATAACCCcattttttcattatacaaAAACTCCAAGTATGGGCTTCACCCTTAGCCTGGCACTGACATTAGCAGGCAGTGGCTCTCATATACTCTCTAGAGTGATAACAAATCTAAAGATTGGAAAGTCTGATATAGGAAAACTTGGAATGGCTGCAGGAGTTCATGCTGATATGATTTCAATGCTTTTGGTTTGCATTGGAAGTATTTTTTACCCAAGACTTGCAACTATTAAAGATAGCGTTAGAGCATATATCACAAAGGCTGCTGCACTCATCATCCAGTCAGTTTTTGCAGCCAAAGTTTCACCAATATTCATGAGCTGGATTAACAATGAAAACCCTGAAGGAAAATCCATGAAAGGCACACATCTTGTTTTGTCACTGGCTTTCATGGTGTTTGTATGCAGCTGCTCTCCATGGTATGGTTACAGCTCTATTCTTAGTGCATTTATGGCTGGGCTTTTTTTCCCCTCTGAAGGGAGAATCTCAAAGTGGACAGTGGGAAAAATCAATTACTTGTTAAGCATTGTTTACTAtcctattttcttcttctggGTGGGTTACCATTCTGATCTCAATAGATTTCAAGCTGGCAATTTAGGCACCTGGGTAAGGCTCCTCATGCTTCTAATTATAAGTATAGTTGGGAAAGTTGCTGGAACAGTCGTCTGTGGAGTTATATTAGGTTTCCATTGGCCTGAGTCTGTTGCACTGGGGCTTTTGTTGACTGCAAAGGGTCATTTTGCAATTTTCTTGGCTGTCATTTCCTATGCTGTAAGTTCCAAAACCTTGTAGTtacataaattttaacatacaAACTAATTATAGCTAAATGTTTTGTATTATAAGTAACCTGTTATGTTCTCTAACCAAATGCAGAATTTAGGTCAAGCCACAGCTACAACATGCGCTCTACTGGTGCTTGGCGTCTTCCTCTCAGTTGTGCACACCCCATTTGTGGTGGGGCATATCATTAGACGAGCAAGGAAACGAGCACCAACTCGGCGGCTGGCATTGCAGGGGCTTGACCCATCACAGCAGCTTAGAGTTATGCTTTGTCTTCATGGCCCTCAGAATCTTGGCTCTACCATCAACTTCATTGAAATTTCTCGAGGGCGGGCTGACCCCGGAATCGTGGTTTATGTTACTGACATGGTTGAACTGACAGACCAGATTGCCGCTACACTTGTGCACCAAGAAGGAGTACAGGAATCAATCGACACCGTGACTGTGACTGACAAGGCAGTGATGGAAATGAGAGATGAAATCACTAATGGAGTTCAATCATATGTAGATGAAAAAGAAGGTATCACACTCAAACGAATGCTTGCTCTCTCAACTTTCAGTGGCATGTCCCAAGATATCTGCATTTTAGCTGAAGACCTCATGGTTTCACTAATCGTCTTGCCATTTCATAAAAGACAACGTGACGATGGCACATTAGACTGCGGCCATCCCGGCTTCCGATATGTCAACCGCAAGGTAATTTGCAATGCAAAATCTGTCTTTTTAGTGAACCATGTCAAATTTTGACTTTTGTTGTTCCTGTTCTTGTTCAAAACAGCTGTTGAGAAATGCAACTTGTTCAATAGGGATCCTGGTGGACAGAGGGTTTGGACAGATGGAAATAATGCCAGCAGCACAAGGGCCAATGAATGTGGCAGTGATTTTTATAGGAGGGAGGGATGATAGAGAGGGACTAGCATATGCAGGAAGAGTGGCAAGGCATCCAGGAGTGAAACTGACAGTAATAAGATTCCTACTAGAAATTAACGAGAATTCACAAAAGAGGAGTTACAAAGACAACAGAGCTGAGTATGAAGAAGAGATGAAGCTTGATGATGAAGCATTTGCAATGTTTTATGAGACACATGTAGCACGAGGGCATGTGGCTTACATGGAAAAGCACATGGCAAATTCAGCAGAAACATATGAAACACTGAGGTCGCTTGATGGGCAATATGCACTCATAATTGTAGGGAGAGGAGGGAGGGTTAACTCAATTTTGACAGCAGGATTGAATGATTGGCAACAATGTCCAGAATTGGGGCCAGTTGGGGATGTTCTTTCAGGGTCAGATTTTTCTATCAGGACGTCAGTTTTGATCATCAAACAACATGA
This sequence is a window from Mangifera indica cultivar Alphonso chromosome 5, CATAS_Mindica_2.1, whole genome shotgun sequence. Protein-coding genes within it:
- the LOC123216375 gene encoding cation/H(+) antiporter 28-like, with translation MDFVGITLANGSGKVLGLMLAFILSNVAHHLLKPLHQPRIASDIVIGLILGSIDGIRHSFEAEVIMTINFIVEFGMICYMFVLGLEMNLYVILKPPTRDAIVAYAGMISTFILTCSITPFFHYTKTPSMGFTLSLALTLAGSGSHILSRVITNLKIGKSDIGKLGMAAGVHADMISMLLVCIGSIFYPRLATIKDSVRAYITKAAALIIQSVFAAKVSPIFMSWINNENPEGKSMKGTHLVLSLAFMVFVCSCSPWYGYSSILSAFMAGLFFPSEGRISKWTVGKINYLLSIVYYPIFFFWVGYHSDLNRFQAGNLGTWVRLLMLLIISIVGKVAGTVVCGVILGFHWPESVALGLLLTAKGHFAIFLAVISYAVSQATATTCALLVLGVFLSVVHTPFVVGHIIRRARKRAPTRRLALQGLDPSQQLRVMLCLHGPQNLGSTINFIEISRGRADPGIVVYVTDMVELTDQIAATLVHQEGVQESIDTVTVTDKAVMEMRDEITNGVQSYVDEKEGITLKRMLALSTFSGMSQDICILAEDLMVSLIVLPFHKRQRDDGTLDCGHPGFRYVNRKLLRNATCSIGILVDRGFGQMEIMPAAQGPMNVAVIFIGGRDDREGLAYAGRVARHPGVKLTVIRFLLEINENSQKRSYKDNRAEYEEEMKLDDEAFAMFYETHVARGHVAYMEKHMANSAETYETLRSLDGQYALIIVGRGGRVNSILTAGLNDWQQCPELGPVGDVLSGSDFSIRTSVLIIKQHDSTGELDGLDEDFSIM